One region of Vespula vulgaris chromosome 9, iyVesVulg1.1, whole genome shotgun sequence genomic DNA includes:
- the LOC127066399 gene encoding mucin-17-like isoform X2 translates to MCEQTEINYLDGDIVWVKLGGCWWPGQVTGFHNLPEDIQREFQKKPLIAAVKFFQEDTYEYVKNYQQIYKYNCTLKDEFIRKGLDKYRSKIKDGASYMSKFPGDVEMAEKLTGGDPDILNSDKFSPEEKPDISALFGDKKVQKKKKDRDESHRRSDGTENIRKITHPRFLKESDHEVRIRQQPSSLPPTPHSLSTPQYPCHLCNFTSSRVNVIICHIKSHRSGNSSVARSRVKTYSQSRSKDSDTPKRKYVKKEKNQHKNKIESTMDSGKRKQSKQNEKPNKKKKSDPELREKLLADWDDESDEEISFDQNKSFNTSTSRSSPTRDQSYMDVSEEHKEATPSEITDTHEILAETEKLLRETEKFASINIESDTLTSSVRKVECNIEEKEPLSPNLDKDELTDKFDKEKETSNLECENKHSTFDKDDKKSRLSCFDFDEDDVPEPSIPPVRKIPRVFGEKNLSLKKEIIKEFEMSQALRTEKEVGSDKILAAMEHDISKKSNKTEETMLKNNLDIQDTEKIDDSSKSSDTNDETNNKLVESEKKSEGKSDEMISQDKEKQKSSNNCETELEIVEIFEVEKEVTQDGNSANINKGSEPKTSIDKNDSDKLMTDNETCVEDKTRETPPATNNVIEKIEVSQDNTITKQMDDTLSEQFTTETEDETVSESAETLPEQSESSDVDLNEVPKSEKDILLSNLQGELTFKIKRRRGRPRKSTESVDTSVDDNEKTLKDNRSRTSESDTDRSYSGRKRKPNKRYFESDESTQEEKSIFKTDDSQSEGDERFHEKPKVKSRRGKKLMGQKNKNIDSVKQMEELELSEEMMEVTEDNVKTAKLSPKHVSPDQNDIISEISLEKKPPDDEITTSTSQKTSLECTNMEVNMEQSDTTLLSESLTLLPPKDVIIEPLKEETELLQVMNQETETDLILNKTSIVEELLKNENESASKTVELQGSNNADIQKQSDVSKTTIDMLPPKKSQIKKFELSQLDIPSESTTTDHDTESQEEENQFINIENKINAKSTDLEDKNVSSESIEKVESKISTDLNIEIEMKEAIEITTAEDKKSQQIHTDAVVSKDIAQYDERAESKKSSEQDGEDTKSEDIESMPKDIMKTSSDPQTLKKLMQTRYKGKVIPEPGVKSKKEKDAFLDEKPINTFQEAFLKTLQMDKKKDVLEDNELISSKGKKCNKKSIKRKSDELNNVNTVVLGIQDVKVGNLEENTDLSENVSSMQSQENLPNVSIMSGFHGVEVVVQENIETNKKVDEPVLQNTSQMPSSSHEYNLISQTQLPLLEDTANSTNLDFPKIEESPKVEVPAPSPTSEANIPVKKREMPRIIENVTLTEPMQILKSKLLDKLPQKGIKHKLESDTKRNDPKGSPKAKIMKIESLPSNSKMKTGLKVNSPNLSLTQKLQVLKAEENEGAAIEKANVQTTQALTATSSGSEKYIQQSSQSLADMELDINSMPFVLSEDVLTPENIEQMPVVISSIIPASSSVAPTLSLAPTTQAVTPNQMQLKSESTSEASPTKKKSGTPAILKNKYRAKPIITSIRTIVPPLTGGVKGLKFQNTPAGKATPILTQKASPGKYVVVHTAGGQQVRYSVQGKSGVQQKIAVSPGKGTGNPQVVHQGGKVVIFTSAQSGQTKMIPLNISKTLSGKRIMTNKGQLLCPISPQNIVTSKTIIAPKGDNNSPTTSKLGPKIINTPSIITSKGVLTPLSGTITKTALLGTLSQGILTKGGIYTPISASALGSRTIINSKALVTKGATILSSQNLGGPKAILTPISQTIGGKPILGTNLVTSKGTVLTPVTGQQVKAIVAKSPSKSGKMQYQSMQHKAQLSAAQKAHKVPLSSSQSRGSSSKSSSSSMVFQNTGSSSKVTSQSKKINKQMAIQQSTAMQNLSSQSNTSQTVTPQVQQKGKSVSSSSVQKVLIPRSGSRQSRNQQKIVVQKMQEANAAQNIQSKQNILSSHTTLPNISKPMTQHKHTSGNAMTPKNTAKSHMTNKSSQKNLLNIAMNSISGTNVNTNLSAPLSLPPLEPIEPETKLKMDNTIIENVQKDQSNVEKVHIEKSTEIEKIDEPKVTTQPQIMALPTESSDGTQTYVLVTIDEQGQIQPLDNNTLMSLEGTTQNPDGTRTLYIDPSSLGEATTLDNIVLQFDNGVLPNVATSTNEASQTIMSDSFPTSEIIQTSNQDILAAALANTDFQQEINLPENPTGSVMTTGLTQTSLINQTILQSTIIPPTEPISSPSVLETSLTLNQPIMTPLEVPSNLPIQSESSASIVSAIPSSLELPITITNPNISYISTGETQIQIPGNSMPDIGDIMDSTASTEIARTDIPTSTQYLVIPNLDENMTVKTQEAVSGTNVSYSVSLPCNIVLETTPVQTTPSMPIIDDTYTDNTQFSTSIQTSIAAEHNFADVPVSEMLVSKASITSPVNVQMSDVTVASEMNVTSQEVPMSSQDSSISTNETCILKKADDAAIPLEEIYPSREIPVSSQELILQPNIKKDVTHDITVTTQEKISNNENILNLQLVDQAVNSMTSSMPILDNDALIQSESNIKVQSVEHMAFEVTDSVTDMETSSQETDTESKFKQFSYKDDVNIKVASPTLVEQTATTNQTETIHEVLQGISVVQSLNNTNTENIKVEEAVDSEIYNSTVKPSGDCQADEPTSQDESDGNHVQGNIQIHFGKTQVESNQETPSQSFEQFDISMTNDPADLPSQSASKLENSGEPSQSVTYEPMETDEETIAREPPTQSFEHLKQNEASQSYETSTEVNVNAPTQSFNELMQSHDGRIVTNEAIDDQSFPTQSYEVGKVENIPDNLETDAEISQEGNIPSQSNDIGTDGIETPENQERDQDQESAISTSSYEIPPCEELNIASSSTIPDTSVRTEHTSIHDNGVPEIPTSSYNLNPDITSTHIDSVPTSSYEDQVIVEQNVSTSYEVPVSMPGLEETSSQNFVTESTDHRNEPSSYYTHHQEVTASYYESVDQEGNSRLEEDPQEEVTPSYYEGNPQVASQSYFTPEEATPSYSSRNVSSGYYGHRPESEASQSYYSADDLEKTEQSNSQNIEASQSFYQEHTDELRLRQQGEATPTYSERYPVDYTLDNSPIERHDLVESSVPATKPMER, encoded by the exons ATGTGCGAGCagacagaaataaattatttggaTGGTGATATCGTTTGGGTGAAGCTAGGAGGATGTTGGTGGCCAGGACAAGTTACTGGTTTTCATAATTTACCCGAAGATATTCAACGTGAGTTTCAAAAGAAACCATTGATTGCTGCTGTTAAGTTCTTCCAAGAAGATACATA CGAATACGTcaaaaattatcaacaaatttataaatataattgtacaCTCAAAGatgaatttattagaaaaggTTTGg ATAAATATAGGAGTAAGATCAAAGATGGTGCTAGTTACATGTCCAAATTTCCTGGTGATGTTGAAATGGCAGAAAAACTAACTGGAGGAGATCCAGATATATTGAATAGTGATAAATTCAGTCCTGAAGAAAAACCAGATATATCTGCATTATTTGGAGATAAAAAAgtgcagaagaagaaaaaagatcgagatgAATCGCATAGAAGGAGTGATGGTACTGAAAATATAAGGAAAATTACACATCCCCgatttttgaaagaaagtGACCACGAAGTTCGTATTCGTCAGCAACCAAGTAGCTTACCACCCACACCACATAGTTTATCTACTCCACAATATCCTTGTCATTTGTGCAATTTTACCTCTTCTCGAGTTAATGTCATCATTTGTCACATAAAAAGTCATAGGTCTGGTAATTCCTCTGTGGCAAGATCAAGAGTGAAAACTTATTCGCAGTCGAGAAGTAAAGATTCTGACACACCTAAGAGAAAATacgttaaaaaagagaagaatcagcataaaaataaaattgaaagtaCTATGGAttcaggaaaaagaaaacaaagtaagcaaaatgaaaaaccaaacaaaaagaagaaatcggaCCCTGAACTTCGTGAAAAACTATTGGCAGATTGGGACGATGAATCTGATGAAGAAATCAGTTTTGatcaaaataaatcttttaacaCTAGTACAAGCAGAAGTTCACCCACAAGAGATCAATCATATATGGATGTTAGCGAAGAGCATAAGGAAGCGACACCTTCGGAGATTACAGACACCCATGAAATTCTTGCAGAAACTGAAAAGTTACTTAGGGAAACTGAAAAATTTGCATCCATTAATATAGAGTCAGATACATTGACTAGCAGTGTACGCAAAGTTGAATGtaatatagaagagaaagagccaTTATCTCCAAATCTCGATAAAGATGAATTGACAGataaattcgataaagaaaaagaaacttcaaaTTTAGAATGTGAGAATAAGCATTCTACATTTGATAAGGATGACAAAAAATCTCGATTATCTTGTTTCGACTTCGATGAAGATGATGTGCCTGAGCCATCTATACCGCCCGTAAGAAAAATTCCAAGAGTATTTGGtgaaaagaatttatctttaaagaaagaaataattaaagaatttgAAATGAGTCAAGCTTTAAGAACGGAGAAAGAAGTGGGAAGTGATAAAATATTGGCTGCAATGGAACATGACATATCTAAAAAGAGTAACAAAACTGAAGAAACTAtgttaaagaataatttagatataCAAGATACTGAAAAGATTGATGATAGTAGTAAAAGTTCAGATACAAATGATGAAACTAATAATAAGTTAGttgaaagtgaaaagaaaagtgaaggCAAAAGTGATGAAATGATATCacaagacaaagaaaaacaaaaatctagTAATAATTGTGAAACTGAATTAGAAATAGTAGAAATTTTTGAAGTTGAGAAGGAAGTGACCCAAGATGGGAATTctgcaaatattaataagGGATCAGAGCCTAAAACCTcaatagataaaaatgattctgATAAACTGATGACAGATAATGAGACGTGCGTAGAAGACAAGACGAGGGAGACACCACCTGCTACAAATAATGTCATAGAAAAAATTGAAGTAAGTCAGGATAATACGATTACTAAACAAATGGATGATACATTGTCAGAACAATTCACTACAGAAACAGAGGATGAAACTGTCTCTGAATCGGCAGAGACTCTTCCTGAGCAAAGTGAAAGCTCTGATGTGGACTTGAATGAAGTGCCTAAATCTGAGAAggatattttattaagtaaTCTACAAGGGGAATTAACTTTcaagattaaaagaagaagaggtaggCCACGGAAAAGTACAGAATCTGTAGATACTTCTGttgatgataatgaaaaaacattaaaagataatagaagTAGAACATCAGAATCTGATACTGATCGTTCTTATagtggaaggaaaagaaaaccaaaTAAGAGATATTTTGAATCGGATGAATCTacacaagaagaaaagagtattTTTAAAACTGATGATAGTCAATCTGAGGGTGATGAAAGATTTCATGAAAAACCAAAGGTTAAATCTAGAAGgggaaagaaattaatgggacaaaaaaataagaatattgaTTCAGTGAAGCAAATGGAAGAATTGGAACTATCTGAAGAAATGATGGAAGTTACAGAAGATAATGTCAAAACGGCAAAACTTAGTCCAAAGCATGTTTCTCCTGatcaaaatgatataattagtGAAATATCTTTGGAAAAGAAACCTCCGGATGATGAAATTACTACCAGTACGTCTCAGAAAACGTCCCTTGAATGTACAAATATGGAAGTTAATATGGAGCAATCGGATACAACTCTCTTGTCAGAGAGTCTAACGTTATTACCACCCAAAGATGTTATAATCGAACcgctaaaagaagaaacagaattATTACAAGTTATGAACCAGGAAACAGAAACAGatcttatattaaataaaacctCTATTGTTGAGGAACtattaaagaatgaaaatgaaagtgCTTCAAAAACAGTTGAACTTCAAGGTTCTAACAATGCAGATATACAAAAACAATCAGATGTGTCAAAAACTACTATTGATATGTTACCACCAAAGAAatctcaaataaaaaaatttgaattatcACAGCTTGATATTCCTTCTGAAAGCACTACCACAGATCATGATACTGAAtctcaagaagaagaaaatcaattcATCAATATTGAGAATAAGATAAATGCAAAGTCGACAGATTTGGAAGATAAAAATGTGTCGTCAGAAAGTAttgaaaaagtagaaagtaaaatatcaaCTGacttaaatattgaaattgaaatgaaagaagCTATAGAAATTACGACTgcagaagataaaaaatcacAACAAATACACACTGATGCAGTTGTCTCGAAAGACATTGCACAATATGACGAGCGAGcagaaagtaaaaaatccTCTGAACAAGATGGGGAAGATACTAAATCTGAGGATATAGAATCAATGCCTAAAGATATTATGAAGACATCAAGTGATCCACAaacgttgaaaaaattaatgcaaactagatataaaggaaaagtaaTTCCAGAACCAGgagtaaaatcaaaaaaagaaaaagatgctTTCTTGGATGAGAAGCCAATAAATACATTTCAAGAAGCTTTTTTAAAGACTTTACAAatggataagaaaaaagatgttttagaagataatgaattaatttctagcaaagggaaaaaatgtaataagaaGTCAATTAAGCGAAAAAGTGATGAACtcaataatgtaaatacaGTAGTACTTGGTATACAAGACGTAAAAGTTGGAAATCTAGAAGAAAATACAGATTTGTCAGAAAATGTTTCCAGTATGCAAAGTCAAGAAAATCTTCCAAATGTTTCCATTATGAGTGGGTTTCATGGCGTTGAAGTAGTAGTACAAGAGAATAttgaaactaataaaaaagttgATGAACCTGTCTTACAGAATACTAGTCAAATGCCATCTTCATCTCATGAATACAATCTAATATCACAAACTCAATTACCATTGTTAGAAGATACTGCAAATTCAACAAATTTAGATTTCCCAAAGATTGAGGAATCGCCAAAAGTAGAAGTTCCTGCTCCTTCACCGACATCCGAAGCTAATATACCGGTAAAAAAGCGTGAAATGCCAAGAATCATAGAAAATGTTACTTTAACAGAACCAATGCAAATTCTAAAATCTAAACTATTAGATAAATTACCCCAGAAAGGAATAAAGCATAAATTAGAAAgcgatacaaaaagaaatgatccAAAAGGAAGTCCGAAAgcaaaaattatgaaaatagaaTCCTTACCTTCTAACAGTAAAATGAAAACTGGATTAAAGGTAAATTCTCCGAATCTTTCGTTAACACAAAAACTTCAAGTTTTAAAGGccgaagaaaatgaaggtGCTGCAATTGAAAAAGCAAATGTACAAACAACTCAGGCACTAACAGCAACATCATCAGGAAGTGAGAAATATATTCAGCAAAGTTCACAAAGTCTGGCTGATATGGAGTTAGATATTAATTCAATGCCATTTGTTTTAAGTGAAGATGTATTAACACCAGAAAATATAGAACAAATGCCTGTTGTTATATCATCTATCATACCAGCATCTAGTTCAGTAGCACCTACATTATCTCTTGCTCCTACTACTCAGGCTGTAACACCTAATCAGATGCAACTCAAATCTGAGAGTACTTCTGAAGCATCTcctacaaaaaagaaaagtgggaCACCTGCAATTCTGAAGAATAAATACAGAGCAAAACCTATAATTACAAGTATCAGAACAATTGTACCACCACTCACAGGAGGTGTGAAAGGATTAAAATTCCAAAACACACCAGCTGGCAAAGCAACACCTATTTTAACACAAAAGGCATCACCCGGAAAATATGTAGTAGTACATACAGCTGGAGGTCAGCAAGTACGGTATAGCGTACAGGGAAAATCTGGAGTGCAACAAAAAATTGCTGTATCACCAGGCAAAGGTACAGGAAATCCTCAAGTAGTACATCAAGGTGGGAAAGTGGTTATATTTACATCAGCACAGTCCGGTCAAACGAAGATGATACCactaaatatatcaaaaacatTAAGTGGTAAAAGAATTATGACAAACAAAGGTCAACTTCTGTGTCCTATCAGTCCACAAAATATTGTAACTTCGAAGACGATTATTGCTCCAAAAGGAGACAATAATTCACCTACAACATCCAAACTTGGTCCAAAAATCATAAATACACCAAGTATTATTACTTCCAAAGGAGTGTTGACACCTTTATCAGGAACTATTACAAAAACTGCTTTATTAGGGACCTTGTCGCAAGGTATTCTAACAAAAGGTGGAATATATACTCCTATAAGCGCTTCTGCTTTAGGAAGTAGAACAATTATAAATTCTAAAGCTTTAGTTACAAAAGGTGCTACTATATTATCTTCTCAAAATCTAGGTGGACCAAAAGCTATTCTGACACCAATATCTCAAACCATTGGAGGAAAACCAATTCTTGGCACAAATCTTGTTACATCTAAAGGTACAGTTCTTACTCCAGTGACTGGGCAACAAGTTAAAGCAATAGTGGCAAAAAGTCCGTCAAAAAGCGGTAAAATGCAATATCAATCGATGCAACACAAAGCACAATTGTCTGCTGCACAAAAAGCCCACAAAGTTCCATTGTCTTCATCACAAAGTAGAGGTTCATCATCAAAATCTTCAAGTAGTTCTATGGTGTTCCAAAATACTGGATCGAGTTCCAAAGTTACTTCAcagagtaaaaaaataaataaacaaatggcTATTCAACAGAGCACTGCGATGCAGAATCTTTCAAGTCAAAGTAATACATCGCAAACGGTAACACCGCAAGTTCAACAGAAAGGAAAATCTGTATCTTCATCCAGTGTCCAAAAAGTTCTTATTCCTCGAAGCGGTAGCCGTCAGTCAAGAAATCAGCAAAAAATTGTCGTTCAAAAGATGCAAGAAGCAAATGCAGCACAAAATATACAgtcgaaacaaaatattttaagttcTCATACGACGTTACCTAATATTTCTAAGCCCATGACACAACATAAACACACAAGTGGAAATGCAATGACTCCTAAAAATACCGCAAAGAGTCATATGACAAATAAAAGTTctcaaaagaatttattaaatattgccATGAACTCTATATCTGGTACAAATGTAAATACCAATTTGTCTGCACCATTATCTTTACCACCTTTAGAACCTATCGAGCCAGAGACAAAATTGAAAATGGATAATacaattattgaaaatgtGCAGAAGGATCAATCGAATGTAGAGAAAGTTCATATAGAAAAGAGtacagaaatagaaaaaatagatgagCCGAAGGTAACTACCCAGCCACAGATCATGGCTTTACCAACAGAAAGTAGTGATGGTACCCAAACCTATGTTTTGGTAACTATTGATGAACAAGGTCAAATACAACCATTAGATAATAATACACTTATGTCTCTTGAGGGAACAACTCAAAATCCGGATGGAACAAGAACTTTATACATAGATCCTAGTTCACTAGGTGAGGCTACAACATTGGATAATATCGTTCTCCAATTTGACAATGGAGTGCTTCCAAATGTAGCAACCAGTACTAATGAAGCAAGCCAAACTATAATGTCAGACAGTTTCCCTACATCAGAAATAATACAAACATCAAATCAAGATATTTTAGCAGCAGCTCTAGCTAACACTGATTTTCAACAAGAAATTAATCTACCTGAAAATCCAACAGGAAGTGTAATGACTACTGGATTGACTCAGACTAGCTTAATTAATCAAACGATTCTACAATCAACGATCATACCACCAACAGAGCCAATATCTTCTCCATCTGTGTTAGAGACATCGTTGACTTTGAATCAACCGATCATGACGCCGCTTGAAGTTCCAAGTAATCTCCCAATTCAATCAGAATCCTCAGCTTCTATAGTTTCAGCAATACCATCTTCCTTGGAATTACCAATTACTATTACAAATccgaatatttcatatatatctacggGAGAAACACAAATTCAAATTCCTGGTAATTCTATGCCAGATATTGGAGATATTATGGATAGTACAGCTTCAACTGAAATTGCAAGAACAGACATTCCTACTAGTACTCAATATTTAGTAATACCTAACTTAGATGAAAATATGACTGTTAAGACCCAAGAGGCTGTAAGTGGTACCAATGTTTCTTATTCGGTTTCATTACCATGCAATATCGTATTAGAAACTACACCGGTTCAAACCACTCCATCAATGCCTATAATAGAtgatacatatacagataatACTCAATTTTCGACATCCATACAAACTTCGATTGCCGCAGAACATAATTTTGCTGATGTACCAGTATCTGAGATGTTAGTTTCTAAAGCTTCCATCACATCTCCAGTAAATGTACAAATGTCAGATGTTACAGTTGCGTCAGAAATGAATGTTACCTCTCAAGAAGTTCCTATGTCTTCTCAAGATTCGTCTATTTCAACAAATGAAActtgtattttaaaaaaggCAGATGATGCTGCAATACCTTTAGAAGAAATTTATCCATCTCGAGAAATTCCTGTTTCATCTCAAGAACTAATTTTACAGCcaaacattaaaaaagatgTAACACATGACATAACGGTTACCACGCAAGAAAAGATAtctaataatgaaaatatactaAATCTGCAATTAGTGGATCAAGCTGTAAATTCTATGACTAGTAGCATGCCTATTTTAGACAACGATGCTTTAATACAATCGGAATCTAATATAAAAGTACAATCTGTAGAACATATGGCATTTGAAGTAACAGATTCGGTAACAGATATGGAAACTTCTTCTCAAGAAACAGATACTGAAAGTAAATTTAAGCAATTTTCTTATAAGGACGatgttaatattaaagttGCTTCACCAACACTGGTAGAACAAACTGCTACAACGAATCAAACAGAAACAATACATGAGGTATTGCAAGGTATATCTGTAGTACAATCGTTAAATAATACTAAcacagaaaatataaaagtagagGAAGCTGTTGattcagaaatatataattctacgGTAAAACCGTCGGGAGATTGTCAAGCAGATGAACCAACATCGCAAGATGAATCGGACGGTAATCATGTCCAAGGGAACATTCAAATACATTTTGGAAAAACTCAAGTAGAAAGCAATCAGGAAACTCCATCACAATCCTTTGAACAATTTGATATATCGATGACAAATGACCCTGCAGATTTACCCAGCCAATCTGCATCTAAACTTGAAAATTCCGGTGAACCATCACAGTCAGTTACGTACGAACCAATGGAAACGGACGAAGAAACAATTGCTAGAGAACCACCGACTCAATCGTTCGAacatttaaaacaaaatgaagCTTCTCAGTCTTACGAAACGTCTACCGAGGTAAATGTAAATGCACCAACACAATCTTTCAATGAACTAATGCAAAGTCATGATGGAAGAATTGTTACAAACGAAGCCATTGATGATCAAAGTTTTCCAACACAAAGTTACGAAGTTGgtaaagtagaaaatataccGGACAATTTAGAAACGGATGCTGAAATTAGTCAAGAAGGCAACATACCATCACAATCAAATGACATTGGAACTGATGGTATAG AGACTCCTGAGAATCAAGAAAGAGATCAGGATCAAGAAAGTGCAATAAGTACTTCGTCATACGAAATCCCACCTTGTGAGGAATTGAACATTGCTTCATCCAGTACAATACCTGATACATCAGTTAGGACGGAACATACGAGTATCCATGACAATGGAGTACCTGAAATACCTACATCTTCATATAATCTAAATCCAGATATTACTTCTACTCATATTGATTCTGTACCTACATCAAGCTATGAGGATCAGGTTATAGTAGAACAAAATGTCTCAACCTCTTACGAGGTTCCAGTGTCAATGCCTGGCCTAGAAGAAACGTCCTCACAAAATTTTGTTACAGAAAGTACAGACCATAGAAACGAACCCTCCAGCTATTATACCCATCACCAAGAAGTAACTGCAAGTTATTACGAATCTGTTGATCAAGAAGGAAATTCTAGATTGGAAGAAGATCCACAAGAGGAAGTAACTCCTAGTTATTATGAAGGTAATCCACAAGTAGCAAGTCAAAGCTATTTTACACCAGAAGAAGCAACTCCAAGTTATTCCAGTAGAAATGTTTCTTCGGGTTATTATGGTCATAGACCAGAGAGCGAAGCCAGTCAAAGTTACTATTCAGCAGATGATTTGGAAAAAACAGAGCAATCAAATTCGCAGAATATTGAAGCGTCGCAAAGTTTTTATCAAGAGCATACGGATGAATTACGATTAAGACAGCAAGGAGAAGCTACCCCGACATATTCGGAACGGTATCCCGTCGATTATACATTAGACAATTCGCCAATAGAGAGGCATGACCTTGTAGAAAGTTCTGTACCAGCCACTAAGCCTATGGAAAGGTAA